A genomic window from Brevibacillus agri includes:
- a CDS encoding branched-chain amino acid aminotransferase — protein MECQLTITRTAHKKEKPALDKLGFGVHFTDHMFTMDYTEGKGWHDPQIVPYAPLSLDPAAMVFHYGQAIFEGLKAYRNKEGKVLLFRPDQNFKRMNRSLERMSMPQVDEEFMVAALKQLVALEKEWIPAESGMSLYIRPFVIATEPCFGVRASHTYKLIIVLSPVGAYYANGMEPVKIYVENKYVRAVRGGTGNAKVAGNYAGALKAQAEAKEKGYEQVLWLDGVENKYIEEVGSMNVFFKVGDEVWTPALNGSILEGITRDSTIQLLQDWGIPVVEKRISVEDLYEAHKNGQLEEAFGTGTAAVISPVGDLNWNGHQMIINGEKTGPLTTRLYETMTGIQYGEREDKFGWSVEVTE, from the coding sequence ATGGAGTGTCAGTTAACCATTACCCGGACAGCACACAAAAAAGAGAAGCCAGCGCTCGATAAGCTGGGGTTCGGCGTACATTTTACCGATCACATGTTCACCATGGATTACACGGAAGGCAAAGGATGGCACGATCCACAAATCGTTCCGTATGCTCCCTTGTCACTCGATCCGGCGGCAATGGTCTTCCACTATGGACAAGCGATTTTTGAAGGACTGAAGGCATACCGCAACAAAGAAGGCAAAGTGCTTCTGTTCCGCCCGGATCAAAACTTCAAACGGATGAATCGCTCCCTGGAGCGGATGAGCATGCCACAAGTCGATGAGGAGTTCATGGTCGCCGCCCTGAAGCAGTTGGTGGCGCTGGAAAAAGAGTGGATTCCGGCAGAAAGCGGCATGTCGCTCTATATTCGTCCGTTCGTGATTGCGACAGAGCCATGTTTCGGCGTGCGTGCCTCGCACACGTACAAGCTGATTATCGTCCTGTCTCCCGTCGGTGCTTACTATGCCAATGGCATGGAGCCGGTCAAAATTTACGTGGAAAACAAATACGTCCGCGCAGTCAGAGGCGGTACGGGCAACGCAAAAGTAGCAGGGAACTACGCAGGCGCCTTGAAAGCACAGGCAGAAGCCAAGGAAAAAGGCTACGAGCAAGTGCTTTGGCTGGATGGCGTTGAAAATAAATACATCGAAGAAGTCGGCAGCATGAACGTGTTTTTCAAAGTAGGGGACGAAGTGTGGACCCCGGCGTTGAACGGCAGCATTTTGGAGGGGATCACCCGCGATTCGACCATCCAGTTGCTCCAAGACTGGGGCATTCCGGTTGTAGAAAAGCGCATTTCCGTCGAAGACTTGTATGAGGCGCACAAGAACGGACAACTGGAAGAAGCGTTCGGCACAGGGACGGCGGCGGTCATCTCTCCGGTTGGCGATCTGAACTGGAACGGCCATCAAATGATTATCAACGGGGAGAAAACAGGTCCGTTGACGACCAGACTGTACGAAACGATGACTGGCATCCAGTACGGAGAGCGGGAAGACAAGTTTGGCTGGTCTGTAGAAGTAACGGAATAA
- a CDS encoding aminotransferase class I/II-fold pyridoxal phosphate-dependent enzyme produces the protein MLVNPNAPTGLLLSQAEVIHLVEGMDGLVVVDEAYMDFADSDESVISLIDRYPNLLVLRTFSKSYGLCGVRARYGFGHERLIAALEKGKDVYNVDAIARFAS, from the coding sequence GTGCTAGTCAACCCGAACGCGCCGACGGGACTGCTGCTTTCGCAAGCCGAGGTGATCCACTTGGTGGAAGGCATGGACGGGTTGGTTGTCGTCGACGAAGCCTACATGGATTTTGCCGACTCGGATGAGAGTGTCATCTCGCTTATAGACCGCTATCCGAATTTGCTCGTTTTGCGCACGTTTTCCAAATCGTACGGGCTGTGCGGCGTTCGGGCAAGGTATGGCTTTGGCCATGAACGGCTGATTGCGGCTTTGGAAAAAGGCAAGGACGTGTACAATGTCGACGCCATCGCGCGCTTTGCCAGTTGA
- a CDS encoding aminotransferase class I/II-fold pyridoxal phosphate-dependent enzyme yields MQPLPEAGAIRLNLNESPHPPSPQVLKALREITEEQLRRYPDSRCEELRAELAAQYGVKVEQTFCSNGSSELISLLMKVFVGPEGKVAIPAPSFPLYHSVAAGYQATCIKVATRDDFSIDGEALRKSGRKP; encoded by the coding sequence GTGCAGCCGCTTCCCGAAGCGGGAGCGATTCGCCTGAATCTGAACGAAAGCCCGCATCCCCCTTCGCCACAGGTGCTAAAAGCTTTGCGCGAGATCACAGAAGAGCAACTGCGCCGCTACCCGGATTCCAGGTGCGAGGAATTGCGTGCCGAGCTGGCCGCCCAGTATGGCGTCAAGGTAGAGCAAACGTTTTGCTCCAACGGTTCCAGCGAGCTGATTTCGCTGCTGATGAAGGTGTTCGTCGGTCCCGAAGGAAAAGTCGCGATCCCCGCCCCTTCCTTTCCGCTCTATCATTCGGTGGCGGCTGGCTACCAGGCCACATGCATCAAAGTTGCGACCAGGGACGATTTTTCCATTGATGGGGAGGCGCTGCGTAAAAGCGGGCGCAAGCCGTAG
- a CDS encoding PLP-dependent aminotransferase family protein encodes MRSRIASYLHQIRCSPDQIVVGAGTYHSLDLLFQLLKEDVKTLALEEAVNDGVKALLGQYPFSCRPLRLEEDGICLEDVAASRAQAIYLTPSHQFPYGTTVSDRKRAWLLDWAKKTGGYLIENDYDGEFRYGARPIPSLQSQDDSERVIYVGTLSRVLCPSFRLSYLLLPRSLLARFRTKRNSYDQYASPIFQHTLELFMQSGDFHRHVRNMRALYKRKHDVLLHSLEEHFPAGNIIGTGAGLHMLLQLSAERSEAEIVEQALGNGVKVYPTFAYSLVPARSWPPTILFGFGGLSEAEIQEGVRRFAQAVYG; translated from the coding sequence TTGCGCTCCCGGATCGCCAGCTATTTGCATCAAATCCGCTGCTCACCCGATCAGATCGTCGTCGGCGCGGGTACGTATCACTCGCTCGACCTGCTGTTTCAATTGCTAAAAGAAGACGTGAAGACCCTCGCCTTGGAGGAAGCCGTCAACGATGGGGTGAAAGCGCTACTGGGCCAATACCCGTTTTCCTGTCGGCCGCTGCGCCTGGAAGAAGACGGTATTTGTCTCGAAGATGTTGCGGCCAGTCGTGCCCAGGCGATCTATTTGACGCCTTCCCACCAGTTTCCGTACGGGACGACGGTCTCTGACCGCAAACGAGCATGGCTGTTGGATTGGGCCAAAAAGACGGGCGGCTACCTGATCGAAAACGACTACGACGGAGAATTTCGCTACGGGGCAAGGCCCATTCCCTCGCTGCAAAGCCAGGACGACAGCGAACGCGTCATCTATGTGGGCACGCTTTCCCGAGTGCTGTGTCCCTCTTTTCGGCTCAGCTATTTACTCTTGCCCCGCTCGCTGCTCGCCCGCTTCCGGACAAAGCGCAACAGCTACGACCAGTACGCCTCGCCGATTTTCCAGCACACATTGGAGTTGTTCATGCAATCCGGAGACTTTCATCGGCACGTGCGAAACATGCGCGCGCTCTACAAGCGCAAGCACGATGTGCTGCTTCATTCGCTCGAGGAGCATTTTCCTGCGGGCAACATCATCGGGACAGGGGCCGGCCTGCACATGCTGCTGCAGCTTTCCGCGGAGAGAAGCGAAGCGGAAATCGTGGAGCAGGCGCTCGGCAACGGCGTGAAAGTATATCCTACCTTCGCCTACTCGCTTGTGCCCGCGCGCTCGTGGCCGCCCACGATCCTGTTCGGCTTCGGCGGATTGTCCGAGGCGGAAATCCAGGAGGGGGTCAGACGCTTTGCCCAAGCGGTTTACGGGTGA
- a CDS encoding SDR family oxidoreductase, producing MNIRAEKALPKKIAIVTGASRLRGIGAAICRKLASQGVDLFFTYWTAYDKTMNWGVEDHEPHQLREELSRSGVRCASMEIDLSQPDSWLRVLDEANAQLGAPCILVNNACHSTTDGYQALDAASLDAHYALNVRAPIMLSVEFARRFSQGAHGRIIHMTSGQSKGPMPGEIAYTATKGALDAFTVTFAAEVAPLGITVNAVNPGPTDTGWMSAELAQHILARSPLGRIGQPEDAARLVAFLASEEAGWITGQVIHSEGGFLR from the coding sequence ATGAACATTCGCGCTGAAAAAGCGTTGCCAAAAAAAATCGCCATCGTAACGGGGGCAAGTCGATTGCGCGGCATCGGCGCTGCCATTTGCCGAAAATTGGCTTCCCAGGGGGTCGATCTGTTTTTCACCTACTGGACGGCGTACGACAAAACGATGAACTGGGGAGTGGAAGACCATGAGCCGCACCAGTTGCGCGAGGAGCTTTCACGCTCCGGGGTGAGATGTGCGAGCATGGAGATTGACCTGTCCCAGCCGGATTCCTGGCTGCGTGTCCTCGACGAAGCGAACGCACAGCTCGGTGCGCCCTGTATTCTCGTCAACAACGCCTGTCATTCGACTACAGATGGTTACCAGGCGCTCGATGCGGCCAGCCTGGACGCCCATTACGCCCTCAATGTCCGGGCGCCGATCATGCTCAGTGTGGAATTTGCCCGCCGATTCTCGCAAGGCGCCCACGGCCGGATTATTCATATGACTTCTGGACAGTCCAAAGGCCCGATGCCGGGCGAAATTGCCTACACCGCCACAAAAGGAGCCTTGGATGCATTCACGGTGACGTTCGCTGCGGAAGTGGCCCCGCTTGGGATTACCGTCAATGCCGTCAATCCGGGGCCGACTGACACCGGCTGGATGTCGGCGGAGCTTGCGCAACACATTCTTGCGCGCAGTCCGCTGGGCAGAATCGGCCAACCGGAGGATGCCGCCCGTTTGGTTGCGTTTTTGGCGAGCGAGGAAGCGGGCTGGATCACGGGGCAAGTCATCCATTCGGAGGGAGGCTTTCTGCGTTGA
- a CDS encoding N-ethylammeline chlorohydrolase, whose translation MKTKITAKYVIGFDGEDHVIIRDGEVVYENDTILFVGHDYAGEVDEVIDAGNAVISPGFIDLNALGDIDHDIVHLEVSAEKNKNLLWSEAYYRKGYREVMTPEEESFKSLYAYSQLILNGVTTAMPITSVFYKRWSETYEELAAAAEHARRLGLRMYMGPSYQSGMRVVKANGEIEVVWNEAEGRAGLERAVQFVKDFDGAHNGLIRGMLAPERIETQTVENLVVTKRYSDELGCPVRLHAAQGSYEYMEIHRRHGKSPIKSQ comes from the coding sequence ATGAAAACGAAAATAACAGCCAAATACGTGATCGGCTTTGACGGGGAAGACCACGTCATCATCAGGGACGGGGAGGTTGTCTACGAAAACGACACGATTTTGTTTGTGGGCCATGATTATGCCGGGGAAGTCGACGAAGTGATCGACGCCGGAAACGCTGTCATAAGCCCTGGCTTTATCGACTTGAACGCGCTGGGCGATATCGACCACGACATCGTGCATCTGGAAGTATCGGCGGAAAAAAACAAAAACTTGCTCTGGTCGGAAGCGTACTACCGCAAAGGCTACCGCGAAGTCATGACGCCGGAAGAAGAGTCGTTCAAGTCGCTCTACGCCTACAGCCAACTGATCCTGAACGGGGTGACGACCGCGATGCCGATCACCTCTGTGTTTTACAAGCGCTGGTCGGAGACGTACGAGGAGCTGGCAGCAGCGGCCGAGCATGCAAGACGTCTTGGACTGCGCATGTACATGGGGCCGAGCTACCAGTCCGGCATGCGCGTGGTCAAGGCAAACGGCGAGATCGAAGTCGTGTGGAACGAAGCGGAAGGGCGGGCAGGGCTTGAGCGGGCCGTCCAGTTTGTCAAAGATTTTGACGGCGCGCACAACGGGCTGATTCGCGGGATGCTCGCGCCTGAGCGGATCGAGACGCAGACGGTCGAGAATTTGGTCGTCACGAAGCGCTACAGCGACGAGCTGGGTTGTCCCGTTCGCCTGCACGCGGCACAGGGCAGCTACGAGTACATGGAAATCCACCGCCGTCACGGCAAGTCGCCGATCAAGTCGCAATAG
- a CDS encoding DMT family transporter — MHLFAQSLLLCRLPPLVTTLFSNLIGFGALLPFLVASLPQVAYSPRLASWLLLFVTAVVMHGIVTLIWNSQLQKVGAAKAAMFSNLEPFIAMLFGFFLLAKPITAVQLFGAVLIIAGVTLTTTSKEPRDQHELSSFPTGVK; from the coding sequence TTGCATCTATTTGCACAATCTTTACTCCTTTGCCGGCTGCCCCCGCTCGTCACGACGCTTTTCTCCAACCTGATCGGCTTCGGGGCGCTCCTGCCGTTCCTCGTTGCCAGCCTGCCGCAAGTCGCGTACAGCCCTCGTCTTGCTTCGTGGCTGCTGCTGTTCGTCACGGCTGTGGTCATGCACGGCATCGTCACGCTGATCTGGAACAGCCAACTGCAAAAGGTCGGGGCGGCCAAGGCGGCGATGTTTTCCAACCTGGAGCCGTTTATCGCCATGCTGTTCGGCTTCTTTTTGCTGGCGAAGCCCATCACCGCCGTCCAGTTGTTCGGAGCGGTCCTGATTATCGCGGGAGTCACCTTGACCACGACCTCCAAGGAGCCGCGCGATCAGCACGAGCTGTCTTCGTTTCCTACGGGGGTCAAATAG